A section of the Chryseobacterium scophthalmum genome encodes:
- a CDS encoding AMP-dependent synthetase/ligase encodes MSIKRLFDIPHYALEHLPKSDMFVTKYHGEWKKTSTQEFINQGNKISRGLLKLGIKPGDKIALITTNSRTEWAVMDLGLSQIGVVSVPVYPSISPEDYEFIFNNAEIKYCFVSDKELLAKVMKIKHNVSSLQGVFTFDNVSGAANWKEILDLGEDDSTQIEVEDLSKAINTEDLATLIYTSGTTGKPKGVMLTHENIVSNVLGSIPRIPKKKSLDYKDTRVLSFLPICHIFERMLFYLFQYNGFSIYFAESIEKMGENVKEVKPHYMSVVPRLVEKVYDKIYNTGSNAGGLKQKIFFWALQLIQKKKEVSKPSGLQEIIADKLVFKKWREGLGGEIITLVSGSAALSSRLNLMFQNAGIPILEGYGLTETSPVISVNSFGKMKVGTVGHPLDNLTVKIQQDGEITVKGPSVFKSYFKNEEQTKEAFTEDGYFKTGDIGHIDSDGFLQITDRKKEIFKTSGGKYIAPQTIENLAKASKFIEQIMVVGDGEKMPTALVQPDFEFAKNWAMRNNLNIGTTPQEIAKSAELKARIEKEIDDINEHLGNWERIKKIELTPEVWGIEAGLLTPTLKLKRKAIKEKFIDLYNKMYEHHD; translated from the coding sequence ATGTCAATCAAAAGATTATTCGATATACCTCATTATGCTTTAGAGCATCTTCCTAAAAGCGATATGTTTGTCACCAAATATCATGGTGAATGGAAAAAAACTTCTACACAGGAATTTATCAATCAGGGAAATAAGATTTCGAGAGGTCTTTTAAAACTGGGCATCAAACCTGGTGATAAGATTGCATTGATCACAACAAACTCACGTACAGAATGGGCAGTGATGGATCTTGGTCTTTCGCAAATCGGTGTGGTTTCTGTACCGGTTTACCCAAGTATTTCGCCGGAAGACTACGAATTTATCTTTAATAATGCCGAAATTAAGTACTGTTTTGTTTCTGATAAAGAATTACTTGCCAAAGTAATGAAGATTAAACACAATGTATCAAGCTTACAAGGTGTTTTTACTTTTGATAATGTGAGCGGAGCAGCCAACTGGAAAGAAATTCTTGATCTGGGTGAAGATGATTCTACACAAATTGAGGTGGAAGATCTTTCTAAGGCAATCAATACCGAAGATTTGGCGACCTTAATCTACACTTCCGGAACTACAGGAAAACCAAAAGGAGTAATGTTGACTCACGAAAATATTGTTTCTAATGTTTTAGGCTCAATTCCGAGAATTCCAAAAAAGAAAAGTCTGGATTACAAAGATACACGAGTATTAAGCTTTTTACCTATCTGTCATATTTTTGAGAGAATGCTGTTTTACCTTTTTCAGTATAATGGTTTTTCAATTTATTTTGCTGAAAGTATCGAAAAAATGGGTGAAAACGTAAAAGAAGTAAAACCTCATTACATGAGCGTTGTTCCTCGTTTGGTAGAAAAAGTATACGATAAAATTTATAATACCGGTTCTAATGCAGGTGGTTTAAAACAGAAAATTTTCTTCTGGGCTTTACAATTAATCCAAAAAAAGAAAGAAGTTTCAAAACCTTCAGGATTGCAGGAAATTATTGCCGACAAACTGGTTTTCAAAAAATGGAGAGAAGGTTTGGGAGGCGAAATTATCACTTTAGTTTCGGGATCGGCAGCTTTGTCTTCCCGACTGAATTTAATGTTCCAAAACGCAGGAATTCCTATTTTAGAAGGTTATGGTTTGACTGAAACTTCACCCGTTATTTCGGTAAACTCTTTCGGAAAAATGAAAGTGGGAACTGTAGGACATCCGTTGGATAATTTAACGGTAAAAATTCAACAGGATGGAGAGATTACCGTAAAAGGACCTTCAGTTTTTAAAAGTTATTTTAAAAATGAGGAGCAAACCAAAGAGGCATTCACAGAAGACGGATATTTCAAAACCGGAGACATCGGTCACATCGACAGTGATGGTTTCTTACAGATTACCGACCGTAAAAAGGAAATATTTAAAACTTCCGGAGGAAAATATATTGCCCCACAAACGATTGAAAATTTAGCAAAAGCCTCGAAATTTATCGAACAGATTATGGTTGTTGGTGACGGCGAAAAAATGCCAACCGCTTTGGTACAACCCGATTTTGAATTTGCTAAAAACTGGGCAATGAGAAACAATCTAAATATCGGTACAACTCCGCAAGAGATTGCAAAAAGTGCTGAACTAAAAGCAAGAATAGAAAAAGAGATTGATGACATCAACGAACATTTAGGAAACTGGGAAAGAATCAAGAAAATTGAACTGACACCGGAAGTTTGGGGAATTGAAGCAGGACTTCTTACGCCGACTTTAAAGCTTAAACGTAAAGCGATTAAAGAAAAGTTTATTGATCTTTACAATAAGATGTATGAGCATCATGACTAA
- a CDS encoding zinc ribbon domain-containing protein codes for MANLTDISVEEKLRALYDLQIIDSRLDEIRNTRGELPIEVEDLEIEIEGLETRAEKFHADIKEQNDQINTKNEVINHAKTLIDKYKSQQDSVRNNKEFEALGKEIEYQELEIQLSEKRIKEYGAKIAHKEETLNELTTKINDLKNHLKFKKEELEGLVSETQKEEEYLLEKSKEFAAKIDERLLASYHRIRTSSSTGLAVVGLERGAPKGSFFTIPPQKQMEIAQRKKIIIDEHSGKILVDDELVMEENEKMKSVIKF; via the coding sequence ATGGCAAATTTAACAGATATTTCAGTTGAAGAAAAATTAAGAGCTTTATATGATTTACAGATCATAGATTCAAGATTAGACGAGATTCGTAACACAAGAGGAGAATTGCCAATCGAAGTTGAAGATCTTGAAATTGAAATTGAGGGTCTTGAGACAAGAGCTGAAAAATTTCATGCAGATATTAAAGAGCAGAACGATCAAATCAATACTAAAAATGAAGTGATCAATCATGCAAAAACACTTATTGATAAATACAAATCTCAACAGGATAGCGTAAGAAACAATAAAGAGTTTGAAGCTTTAGGAAAGGAGATAGAATATCAGGAACTTGAAATTCAACTTTCTGAAAAAAGAATCAAAGAATATGGAGCTAAAATAGCTCATAAAGAAGAAACTTTGAATGAGTTGACTACAAAAATCAACGATTTGAAGAATCACCTTAAATTCAAAAAAGAAGAATTGGAAGGTCTTGTTTCTGAAACTCAGAAAGAAGAAGAATATCTTCTTGAAAAGTCTAAAGAATTTGCTGCTAAAATCGACGAAAGATTGTTGGCTTCTTATCACAGAATAAGAACAAGCTCTTCTACAGGTTTAGCGGTTGTAGGTCTTGAAAGAGGTGCACCGAAAGGATCATTCTTTACAATTCCTCCTCAAAAGCAAATGGAAATTGCTCAGAGAAAGAAAATCATTATTGATGAGCATTCAGGGAAAATTCTTGTAGATGACGAATTGGTAATGGAAGAAAACGAAAAAATGAAATCTGTAATTAAATTCTAA
- a CDS encoding Nif3-like dinuclear metal center hexameric protein produces MTIKEVISIIEKQIAMPQAEDFDNVGLLCGIPSRNVSGVLVCHDALENVVDEAIAKNCNFVVCFHPIIFSGLKSLTGKNYVERAVLKAIENKVAIYAIHTAFDNDYSGVNAGICNALGLKNLKILQPKKNNLKQLNVYVPSDYSEQLKEALFSAGAGNIGFYDECSFKTEGNGTFRPIEGSNPFSGQQNVRENADENMISVIFETYKQHQIVAAMKEVHPYEEVAYQIYSLDNDNQYSGLGMYGEFDEEMDEKDFLRFIKNKFNVEVIKHSDFTDKKIKRVGVLGGSGASGIKAALTKKCDAYITGDLKYHDYFQAESKILLCDVGHYESEQWVAQQLFEILSQKISTFAILNSSEKTNPVNYFL; encoded by the coding sequence ATGACAATTAAAGAAGTAATTTCTATCATAGAAAAACAGATTGCAATGCCGCAGGCGGAAGATTTTGATAATGTAGGACTTCTGTGCGGAATTCCGAGTCGTAATGTAAGTGGGGTTCTAGTTTGTCATGATGCTTTAGAAAATGTTGTAGATGAAGCAATTGCCAAAAACTGTAATTTTGTGGTGTGTTTTCATCCTATCATTTTTTCAGGTTTAAAATCTCTTACCGGTAAAAATTATGTTGAACGAGCTGTTTTAAAAGCGATTGAAAACAAAGTTGCCATTTATGCCATTCATACTGCTTTTGATAATGATTATTCTGGAGTAAATGCAGGAATTTGCAACGCTTTAGGGTTGAAGAATTTAAAAATACTTCAGCCTAAAAAAAATAATTTAAAGCAATTAAATGTTTATGTTCCAAGTGATTATTCTGAACAATTAAAAGAAGCTCTTTTTTCAGCAGGAGCCGGAAATATAGGTTTCTATGATGAATGTAGTTTTAAAACAGAAGGAAACGGAACTTTTAGACCGATTGAAGGTTCTAATCCTTTTTCAGGACAGCAAAATGTGAGAGAAAACGCAGATGAAAATATGATTTCTGTAATTTTTGAGACGTATAAACAACATCAGATCGTTGCAGCAATGAAAGAAGTGCATCCTTATGAAGAAGTTGCCTACCAGATTTATTCTTTAGATAATGACAACCAATATTCCGGATTGGGAATGTACGGAGAATTTGATGAGGAAATGGATGAAAAAGATTTTCTGAGATTTATTAAAAATAAATTTAATGTTGAGGTGATTAAACATTCGGATTTTACAGATAAAAAAATCAAAAGAGTAGGGGTTTTAGGTGGTTCAGGAGCAAGTGGAATAAAGGCTGCTCTTACAAAAAAATGCGATGCCTATATCACAGGCGATCTCAAATATCATGATTATTTTCAGGCAGAATCTAAAATATTGCTTTGTGATGTAGGACATTATGAATCAGAACAATGGGTTGCTCAACAATTATTTGAAATTTTATCACAAAAAATTAGTACATTTGCAATCTTAAATTCTAGCGAAAAAACAAACCCAGTAAATTATTTCCTTTAG
- a CDS encoding ion transporter, with amino-acid sequence MEREHNLIPGDKLWKRFLYRIIYRSDTKLGKLFDITLLSLILVSTFIIMMESVPKLDKKYHVYFIISEWVISVFFTAEYWARIAVLKNKKHYVFSFFGVIDFLSLVPFYLSFFFPVTKYFLIFRMLRMLRVFRVFNLLDFMNDGSVIVRALRNSSRKIYIFLLFLIIFSVIVGSLMFMVEGGRPGFETIPQSIYWAVVTVTTVGYGDVSPITPMGKFFAVILMLAGYSIIAVPTGIVTAEMRNKRQNLELICERCGNEDIDDDARYCKQCGKKLA; translated from the coding sequence ATGGAAAGAGAGCACAATCTTATTCCGGGAGATAAGCTTTGGAAAAGATTTTTGTACCGTATCATTTACCGATCAGATACAAAACTCGGAAAACTGTTTGATATTACACTTTTATCGCTTATTTTGGTAAGTACTTTCATTATTATGATGGAAAGTGTGCCTAAACTTGATAAAAAATACCACGTCTATTTCATCATTTCCGAATGGGTGATCTCAGTGTTTTTTACAGCAGAATATTGGGCAAGAATTGCCGTCTTAAAAAATAAGAAGCATTACGTTTTCAGTTTTTTTGGAGTTATAGATTTTCTTTCTCTAGTTCCGTTTTACCTGAGCTTCTTTTTTCCTGTCACCAAATATTTTCTGATTTTCAGAATGCTCAGAATGCTACGTGTCTTCAGGGTTTTTAATCTGTTAGATTTCATGAATGATGGCTCTGTGATTGTACGTGCTTTAAGAAACAGTTCAAGAAAGATCTATATTTTCCTTTTATTTTTAATTATTTTTTCGGTAATCGTTGGCTCTTTAATGTTTATGGTGGAAGGCGGAAGACCTGGTTTTGAAACGATTCCACAATCTATTTATTGGGCTGTAGTAACGGTAACTACGGTAGGTTACGGTGATGTATCGCCAATCACTCCGATGGGGAAATTCTTTGCAGTTATTTTAATGCTCGCCGGTTATTCTATTATTGCTGTTCCTACGGGAATTGTAACAGCAGAAATGAGAAACAAAAGACAGAACCTTGAACTCATCTGCGAGCGATGCGGAAATGAAGATATTGATGATGATGCGCGGTATTGCAAACAGTGTGGCAAGAAATTGGCTTAG